A region of Pontiella agarivorans DNA encodes the following proteins:
- a CDS encoding NAD+ synthase, which produces MKTALIQMNPTVGALANNADRIISKAWEAFNAGAGLIVFPELALSGYPPEDLILKDHFCGDCEALLTRLGKEFPSEPVIVVGTPISREGKKYNAALVFQGSEIIGEYRKMLLPNYGVFDEKRLFEAGSQPLILDIHGKKAAVHICEDSWAPSGKAVQSLENRNIDLLINLSASPYHRGKLLNDRINVLAETAKKLKSTLLYCNLIGGQDELVFDGASMVFAPDGSRIARAKQFEEDILYFEESPSRKEKPLPDLEEVYEALKLGLRDYVNKIGFKRVVVALSGGIDSALVLAIAVDALGKDRVASVTMPSQYSSSGTLGDAHEMAKILDIEFHEIPIKGLYNEFKGELSKIWGKDKTPGLAEENLQARIRGNLIMALSNEYGWLVLTTGNKSEMAMGYCTIYGDMAGGFAVIKDVPKTLVFELCRWRNEQTGGIVIPPGIIERPPSAELRPDQKDSDSLPPYEELDPILEDYVENDMGISSLIEKGYDETIVRRVVHAVELSEYKRRQSPPGVKITPKSFDRDRRIPIVNRYRN; this is translated from the coding sequence ATGAAAACAGCACTGATTCAAATGAATCCGACGGTCGGCGCACTGGCAAATAATGCCGACCGTATCATTTCCAAAGCATGGGAAGCCTTCAACGCTGGAGCCGGACTGATCGTTTTTCCCGAGCTCGCCCTGTCCGGATATCCGCCCGAAGATCTGATTCTGAAAGATCACTTCTGTGGCGATTGTGAAGCCCTCCTGACCCGGCTCGGAAAGGAATTTCCGTCCGAGCCCGTCATCGTTGTCGGAACGCCCATTTCCCGAGAAGGGAAAAAATACAACGCCGCACTGGTTTTCCAAGGTTCGGAAATCATCGGGGAATACCGGAAAATGCTGCTCCCGAATTATGGCGTTTTCGATGAAAAACGACTGTTTGAAGCCGGCTCCCAGCCTCTGATTCTCGACATTCACGGGAAAAAAGCCGCCGTCCATATTTGCGAGGATTCCTGGGCCCCTTCCGGAAAAGCCGTCCAATCGCTGGAAAACAGGAACATTGACCTGCTCATTAATCTTTCCGCCTCGCCCTATCACCGCGGAAAACTGCTGAATGACCGAATCAATGTACTCGCAGAAACCGCGAAGAAACTTAAAAGCACCCTGCTCTACTGCAATCTGATCGGCGGACAGGATGAGCTCGTCTTCGACGGTGCCAGCATGGTTTTTGCTCCCGACGGATCCCGCATTGCCCGCGCAAAACAGTTCGAAGAGGATATTCTCTATTTCGAAGAATCTCCCTCCCGCAAAGAAAAACCTCTTCCGGACCTGGAGGAAGTGTACGAAGCCCTCAAGCTTGGCCTGCGCGATTATGTAAATAAAATCGGCTTCAAACGTGTCGTCGTCGCCCTGTCCGGCGGCATTGACTCCGCACTGGTTCTCGCCATTGCCGTCGATGCTCTGGGTAAAGACCGCGTCGCCTCCGTTACCATGCCCTCCCAGTATTCCTCTTCGGGAACGCTGGGCGATGCCCACGAAATGGCAAAGATCCTCGATATCGAATTTCACGAAATCCCCATCAAAGGCCTTTATAATGAGTTTAAAGGCGAACTGTCAAAAATATGGGGAAAGGACAAAACTCCTGGACTGGCCGAGGAAAACCTGCAGGCCCGTATTCGTGGAAACCTCATCATGGCGCTCTCCAACGAATATGGCTGGCTCGTACTGACTACTGGAAACAAGAGTGAAATGGCCATGGGCTATTGTACCATCTACGGCGATATGGCCGGCGGATTTGCCGTCATTAAAGATGTACCCAAAACCCTCGTCTTTGAGCTCTGTCGATGGCGCAATGAACAGACCGGCGGCATCGTTATCCCACCGGGCATCATCGAACGGCCCCCTTCAGCTGAATTGCGGCCCGACCAGAAAGATTCCGATTCTCTGCCTCCATACGAAGAACTCGATCCAATCCTCGAAGATTATGTGGAAAACGATATGGGCATTTCATCCCTAATTGAAAAGGGCTACGACGAGACCATTGTCCGCCGTGTAGTACATGCCGTCGAACTCAGCGAATATAAACGCCGCCAATCACCGCCCGGCGTAAAAATTACTCCGAAATCATTCGATCGCGATCGGCGCATCCCGATCGTCAACCGCTACCGAAACTAA